A genomic window from Agrobacterium larrymoorei includes:
- a CDS encoding GDP-L-fucose synthase family protein encodes MKILLSGGRGMVGRNILEQAEKRGAVIHAPTSDELDLTNATKTIEFIDALKPNIVIHAAGRVGGIQANIREPVRFLTENWSMGENIVRAARAAGVKRLINLGSSCMYPRGHMDPLKEDMVLAGPLEPTNEGYAIAKCAVARLCEYVTREDGEYQYKTVIPCNLYGRFDKFDPAVSHMIPAVIHKLHSAKECGAEAVDIWGDGNARREFMFAEDLAEAIFFALDHFEALPALTNIGLGYDYTINEYYAAAAEVIGFEGSFVHDLSKPVGMARKLLDVTRQTELGWVPRTKLHDGIRKTYDYYLSKEVQNVLSAR; translated from the coding sequence ATGAAGATCTTGCTGAGCGGCGGACGTGGGATGGTTGGCCGCAACATTCTGGAGCAGGCGGAAAAAAGAGGCGCAGTAATCCACGCGCCAACGAGCGATGAACTTGATCTAACAAACGCAACCAAGACGATCGAGTTCATAGACGCTCTCAAGCCAAACATTGTCATCCATGCGGCTGGCCGTGTGGGCGGAATCCAGGCCAATATTCGTGAGCCAGTTCGTTTTCTGACGGAAAACTGGAGCATGGGCGAGAACATCGTCCGTGCTGCGAGGGCCGCTGGCGTGAAGCGATTGATCAATCTCGGTAGCTCATGCATGTATCCGCGTGGCCACATGGACCCGCTGAAAGAAGATATGGTACTGGCCGGCCCCCTGGAACCCACCAACGAGGGTTACGCCATAGCCAAATGCGCTGTCGCTCGACTTTGTGAATATGTCACGCGTGAGGACGGCGAGTATCAGTATAAGACGGTCATACCCTGCAACCTTTACGGTCGGTTCGACAAGTTCGACCCAGCCGTCTCACATATGATCCCCGCCGTTATTCACAAGCTTCACTCAGCCAAAGAATGCGGTGCAGAAGCAGTCGATATCTGGGGAGATGGTAACGCGCGACGAGAGTTCATGTTTGCCGAGGACTTGGCAGAGGCGATCTTCTTCGCCCTCGACCATTTCGAGGCGCTGCCCGCGCTGACCAATATTGGCCTTGGATACGATTATACGATCAATGAATACTACGCCGCAGCCGCAGAGGTCATCGGCTTCGAGGGCAGCTTCGTCCATGATCTTTCCAAGCCCGTCGGCATGGCGAGAAAGCTCCTGGACGTGACCCGCCAGACTGAACTCGGTTGGGTGCCTCGCACCAAGTTGCATGACGGCATCCGCAAGACCTACGACTATTATCTTTCCAAGGAAGTACAGAATGTCCTATCCGCTCGCTAA
- a CDS encoding DegT/DnrJ/EryC1/StrS family aminotransferase: protein MSYPLANSAWDHEEYEAIQSVIQSGMFTMGQKVAEFEKAFADYVGSRYCVMVNSGSSANLVMIGALRYKSESPLLPGAEVIVPAVSWSTTYYPLYQYGLKLRFVDIDKDTLNFDLEKLEQAITPNTRAILAVNLLGNPNDFNKIKTIIGERDIVLLEDNCESMGAAYEGKQTGTFGLMGTYSSFFSHHISTMEGGMVVTDDEEIYHILLALRAHGWTRNLPKQNRITTDRSDDPFTEAFRFVLPGYNLRPLEMSGALGLAQLRKLPMIVRERRNNAERFLDIMKQFPDLRTQKEIGESSWFGFSMIVEPEANISREHLISALTAANVDTRPIVAGNFAKNEVLKWFDYSIAGDLTNAERIDEAGFFIGNHHYPLNSEFATLEHALGSSLQGN, encoded by the coding sequence ATGTCCTATCCGCTCGCTAATTCTGCCTGGGACCACGAGGAATATGAGGCAATCCAATCGGTCATCCAGTCCGGGATGTTCACGATGGGCCAAAAGGTTGCCGAATTCGAAAAGGCCTTTGCGGACTATGTCGGCAGCCGGTACTGCGTCATGGTCAATTCCGGGTCCTCCGCAAATCTTGTGATGATCGGCGCGCTCCGATACAAATCGGAATCACCGCTTTTGCCGGGAGCGGAGGTGATCGTTCCTGCCGTGTCGTGGAGCACCACCTACTATCCGCTCTATCAATACGGGCTAAAGCTTCGCTTTGTTGACATCGACAAGGATACTTTGAACTTCGACCTGGAAAAGCTCGAGCAGGCGATCACGCCGAACACGCGCGCCATCCTGGCCGTCAACCTTCTTGGCAATCCCAACGACTTCAACAAGATCAAGACCATCATAGGCGAGCGCGATATCGTTCTGTTGGAAGACAACTGCGAATCTATGGGCGCGGCATATGAGGGAAAACAGACGGGCACGTTCGGCCTCATGGGAACCTACAGCTCCTTCTTCAGCCACCATATTTCCACCATGGAAGGCGGAATGGTTGTTACCGACGACGAGGAAATCTATCACATTCTGCTGGCCCTCCGCGCCCATGGCTGGACAAGAAATCTGCCGAAGCAGAACAGGATCACTACCGATAGGAGTGACGATCCGTTCACCGAAGCCTTCCGCTTCGTTCTTCCCGGCTACAATCTGCGTCCTCTTGAGATGAGCGGCGCACTTGGCCTTGCCCAACTGCGCAAGCTACCAATGATCGTTCGCGAAAGACGAAACAACGCCGAACGTTTTCTCGATATCATGAAGCAGTTTCCTGATCTCAGAACCCAGAAGGAAATCGGCGAAAGCAGCTGGTTCGGCTTCAGCATGATTGTAGAACCAGAAGCCAATATCAGCCGAGAGCACCTGATCTCGGCTCTGACGGCAGCAAACGTTGACACCCGACCCATCGTCGCCGGCAACTTCGCCAAAAACGAAGTGCTAAAATGGTTCGACTATTCGATCGCGGGCGACCTCACGAATGCCGAGCGGATTGACGAGGCCGGCTTCTTCATCGGCAACCACCACTATCCACTGAATAGTGAATTCGCAACGCTGGAACATGCGCTTGGGTCTTCACTGCAAGGAAACTAA
- a CDS encoding glycosyltransferase family 10 domain-containing protein, with amino-acid sequence MPRDLKPTSLIKWIKHVVQQALGKGTFYQRCVNAGLADRVAVALYEPPIVDEFAYDKKNHSKFRVIFTWSKDLLELGGRYQEFVFPQSDTLPVQPSLQFHDRKLICNFSANKTSSHPDELYTARIKTINFLEQHCLEDFDHYGARWTSEYKSWRGTVDNKLATMSNYRFNLCYENAKNLRGYLTEKIFDAFNAGCVPIYLGAPDIEDMIPSNTFIDRRKFTSDVELLEFLRRVDEVQWKTFIRAAKQFLNSDAYQKYTANGMFLLLKAGLKIAPSVKNSNPARGSTP; translated from the coding sequence ATGCCCAGAGACTTGAAACCCACGAGCCTTATTAAGTGGATAAAACACGTTGTTCAGCAAGCTCTGGGCAAAGGAACGTTCTACCAACGCTGCGTAAACGCGGGGTTGGCAGATAGGGTTGCGGTTGCCCTTTATGAGCCGCCGATCGTAGACGAATTTGCCTATGATAAAAAAAATCATAGCAAATTCCGAGTCATATTCACTTGGAGCAAGGATCTCCTCGAGTTAGGTGGCCGATATCAGGAGTTTGTTTTTCCCCAGTCAGACACTTTGCCGGTGCAGCCAAGTCTGCAGTTTCATGATAGAAAGCTCATTTGTAATTTCTCCGCCAATAAAACATCTAGCCATCCAGACGAACTCTATACCGCCAGAATCAAGACCATCAACTTTTTAGAGCAGCATTGCCTAGAGGATTTTGATCATTACGGTGCGAGATGGACCAGCGAGTACAAATCTTGGCGCGGCACAGTGGATAACAAGCTCGCGACGATGTCGAACTACCGTTTCAATCTTTGCTACGAGAATGCAAAAAATCTGCGCGGCTATTTGACAGAAAAAATATTTGATGCTTTCAACGCTGGTTGTGTGCCGATATATCTCGGCGCCCCAGACATAGAGGACATGATTCCGAGCAACACGTTCATCGATCGCAGGAAATTCACGTCTGACGTAGAGCTCCTAGAATTTTTGAGACGCGTCGATGAAGTGCAGTGGAAAACATTCATCCGAGCTGCAAAGCAATTTCTAAATAGCGATGCGTACCAAAAATACACAGCAAATGGGATGTTTTTGCTCTTAAAGGCTGGACTGAAAATAGCACCCTCGGTGAAGAACAGTAATCCTGCTCGTGGCTCAACGCCGTAG
- a CDS encoding alpha-1,2-fucosyltransferase, which produces MTGQLQDTRVIITRIIGGLGNQMFQYAVGRALSIGSGQPLKLDLTEMEQYKAHAFQLDQLNIIYDVADRSEIPYPPRKSVFGRLVNSLKNRGRIPQLFEKAQPFDSDILDWRGPAHLSGYWQSEKYFARHANIIRQDFSLKQPYSHLRQDVLSKIRGVKAPISVHVRRGDYVTNQRANAIHGTCEPDWYRRAMEIMMDRADKPTFFIFSDDPNWARSNLPEYRGMIFVEPQADGRDAEDMHLMASCHSHIIANSTFSWWGAWLNPRADKNVIAPARWFRSREQLSRDLVPVEWSSL; this is translated from the coding sequence TTGACCGGACAACTTCAGGATACACGTGTGATTATTACTCGTATCATTGGCGGCCTCGGCAACCAGATGTTTCAATATGCTGTTGGACGGGCGCTTTCTATCGGATCCGGTCAACCCCTGAAGCTGGATTTGACCGAAATGGAGCAGTACAAGGCACACGCATTTCAGCTCGACCAACTCAACATCATCTACGATGTCGCGGATCGCAGTGAAATTCCTTATCCGCCACGCAAGAGTGTGTTCGGGAGATTAGTCAACTCACTAAAAAACAGAGGTCGAATTCCCCAGTTGTTTGAAAAAGCGCAGCCGTTTGATTCAGACATTCTGGATTGGAGGGGACCCGCTCACCTTTCCGGTTATTGGCAGAGCGAAAAGTATTTCGCGCGGCATGCGAACATCATCCGTCAAGATTTCTCGTTGAAGCAACCCTATAGTCATCTAAGGCAGGATGTTCTTTCTAAGATTCGCGGTGTTAAGGCGCCGATATCTGTCCACGTGAGAAGAGGGGATTATGTCACTAACCAAAGGGCGAACGCAATCCACGGTACTTGCGAGCCGGATTGGTATCGGCGGGCTATGGAAATTATGATGGACAGGGCGGACAAACCTACCTTCTTCATATTCTCTGATGACCCGAATTGGGCGCGGAGTAACCTTCCTGAATATAGGGGTATGATTTTTGTAGAGCCTCAAGCAGACGGTAGAGATGCGGAAGACATGCATCTTATGGCTTCATGCCACTCCCATATCATCGCTAACAGCACTTTTAGTTGGTGGGGCGCGTGGTTAAATCCACGTGCAGATAAAAATGTTATAGCTCCTGCGCGGTGGTTTCGTTCGAGGGAACAGCTCAGCCGAGACCTAGTGCCTGTAGAGTGGTCCTCTCTTTAA
- a CDS encoding glycosyltransferase family 25 protein, translated as MKQLDIVVVNLARSQQRRDAMTALLDPLGLPYSFFEAVDGRAGPHPLFARFDRRMAEMRRGYTLTGGELGCYASHYLLWERCITEDKPLLIFEDDVALNENFLTAYQVAADRIEKYGVIRFSRHKRPPWAVVETPAEGLDIVRLKIGPHGTSCYAVSPRAAKKLVETAKVWFEPVDCHLDRFWLHGVNCYSFSPSPVTHAADTAAESEIWQGKEREKKSRRFRNRRAFYRTFDKISRFIRNLGYAGHWRTEKH; from the coding sequence ATGAAACAGCTTGATATCGTTGTGGTCAACTTGGCTCGCTCGCAACAGCGGCGCGACGCGATGACTGCTTTGTTGGATCCGTTGGGTCTGCCCTATAGCTTTTTCGAAGCGGTGGATGGGCGCGCAGGACCACATCCTCTCTTCGCCAGATTCGACCGACGAATGGCTGAAATGCGCCGTGGCTACACTTTGACGGGTGGCGAATTGGGTTGCTACGCCAGCCACTATCTTCTTTGGGAACGCTGTATCACTGAAGATAAGCCGCTGCTGATTTTTGAAGATGATGTGGCGCTCAATGAGAACTTCCTCACGGCATATCAGGTGGCGGCTGATCGCATCGAGAAGTATGGCGTCATACGGTTTTCTCGACACAAGAGACCACCGTGGGCGGTCGTAGAGACGCCGGCGGAAGGGCTCGACATCGTCAGGTTGAAGATCGGTCCGCACGGCACATCATGCTACGCCGTCTCGCCAAGAGCGGCCAAAAAGCTGGTGGAGACGGCGAAGGTGTGGTTCGAACCTGTGGACTGCCATCTCGACCGGTTCTGGCTGCACGGCGTCAACTGCTACAGCTTCTCTCCGTCGCCTGTGACCCATGCCGCAGACACCGCAGCGGAATCGGAAATCTGGCAAGGTAAAGAACGTGAAAAGAAGTCGCGAAGATTCAGAAACCGGCGCGCCTTCTACAGAACGTTTGACAAGATTTCTCGGTTTATCCGCAACTTAGGATATGCGGGACACTGGCGGACTGAGAAACACTGA
- a CDS encoding Lrp/AsnC family transcriptional regulator produces the protein MASVELDAIDLKILRELQRDGRMTNVELADRVGISAPPCLRRVRKLEEAGIIEGYHAMLNAPKLGFDLVAFCMVGLKRQSEANLKAFAAATDGWPLVRQAWMVSGDSDFLLHCVAANLTQFQDFVIEVLTADEHVETVRTMLTIRQVKRLGLVEV, from the coding sequence GTGGCCAGCGTCGAACTCGATGCCATCGATCTCAAAATCTTGCGTGAACTGCAGCGCGACGGCCGCATGACCAATGTCGAGCTCGCCGACCGCGTCGGCATCTCCGCGCCACCTTGTCTTCGCCGCGTGCGCAAGCTGGAAGAGGCCGGCATCATCGAAGGTTACCACGCGATGCTGAACGCCCCCAAGCTCGGCTTCGATCTCGTGGCCTTCTGCATGGTGGGCCTGAAGCGCCAGTCCGAAGCCAACCTCAAAGCCTTCGCCGCCGCCACCGACGGCTGGCCACTAGTGCGCCAGGCCTGGATGGTTTCCGGCGACAGCGACTTCCTGCTTCACTGCGTGGCCGCAAACCTCACGCAGTTCCAGGATTTCGTCATCGAGGTGCTGACGGCGGACGAGCATGTGGAGACTGTGCGAACGATGTTGACGATCCGGCAGGTGAAGAGGTTGGGACTGGTTGAGGTTTAA
- the trxB gene encoding thioredoxin-disulfide reductase: MSVRHAKVLIIGSGPAGYTAAIYAARAMLEPVLIAGMEQGGQLMITTDVENYPGYADPIQGPFLMDQMLKQAQHVGAEIVNDLVTEVETTVRPFTVKTDSGAVWTADTLIIATGAKAKWLGIESEQHFQGFGVSACATCDGFFYRNRDVIVVGGGNSAVEEALYLANIAKSVTVVHRRDSFRSEKILQERLFTKENVNILWNTEVAEIIGTPAKPPMPPSVTGARLRNTKSGEITEMPIHGVFVAIGHAPAVELFKDKLKLKPNGYMWTAPDSTATDVEGIFAAGDVTDDTYRQAITAAGMGCMAALEAERYLAAQAPLAVAAE, from the coding sequence ATGTCCGTCCGTCACGCAAAGGTTTTGATCATCGGCTCCGGCCCGGCCGGTTACACGGCCGCCATTTATGCTGCTCGCGCCATGCTAGAGCCTGTGCTGATCGCGGGCATGGAACAGGGCGGCCAGTTGATGATCACCACGGATGTGGAAAACTATCCGGGCTACGCCGACCCGATCCAGGGCCCGTTCCTGATGGATCAGATGCTGAAGCAGGCGCAGCATGTCGGTGCGGAAATCGTCAACGATCTGGTGACCGAGGTCGAGACGACTGTCCGCCCCTTCACGGTCAAGACCGATTCCGGCGCTGTCTGGACGGCCGACACGCTGATCATTGCCACTGGCGCCAAGGCGAAGTGGCTCGGCATCGAAAGCGAACAGCATTTCCAGGGCTTTGGCGTTTCCGCCTGCGCCACCTGCGATGGTTTCTTCTATCGCAACAGAGACGTGATCGTGGTTGGCGGCGGCAATTCCGCCGTGGAAGAAGCGCTCTACCTTGCCAACATTGCCAAGTCGGTCACCGTCGTGCATCGACGTGACAGCTTCCGTTCGGAAAAGATTTTGCAGGAGCGCCTCTTCACCAAGGAGAATGTGAATATCCTGTGGAACACGGAAGTTGCCGAAATCATCGGCACACCTGCCAAGCCACCCATGCCGCCATCGGTCACCGGCGCGCGCCTGCGCAATACCAAGAGCGGTGAGATCACCGAAATGCCGATCCACGGCGTCTTCGTGGCGATTGGCCACGCGCCAGCGGTCGAACTCTTCAAGGACAAGCTGAAGCTGAAGCCGAACGGCTACATGTGGACCGCGCCGGATTCGACGGCAACGGATGTCGAAGGCATTTTCGCCGCTGGCGACGTCACCGACGATACCTATCGTCAGGCTATCACCGCGGCCGGAATGGGCTGCATGGCGGCTCTGGAAGCCGAACGTTATCTCGCGGCACAAGCGCCGCTGGCTGTTGCAGCCGAATAA
- a CDS encoding LysR family transcriptional regulator VtlR, with protein sequence MPLDWDKLRIFHAAAEAGSFTHAADKLHLSQSAISRQVSALEQDVGVKLFHRHARGLILTEQGELLYRTAHDVLLKLETVKMQLTETTEKPSGKLRVTTTVGLGQGWLTDKVQEFLQLYPEMSIQLILDNEELDVNMRHADCAIRLRQPQQSDLIQRKLFTVHMHVYAAPSYINRYGEPQSIEDLDNHKIISFGEPAPNYLLDVNWLENAGRSSDNTRLAHLQINSQTSIKRACLLGIGIACLPDYIVGRDPGLIQLSLPADIPSFDTYFCYPDEMKNAAKLKAFRDFIVAKARNWNF encoded by the coding sequence ATGCCATTGGACTGGGACAAACTGCGCATATTTCATGCGGCTGCCGAAGCTGGATCCTTCACCCATGCGGCGGATAAGCTGCATCTGTCCCAGTCCGCCATCAGCCGCCAGGTCAGCGCGCTGGAGCAGGATGTCGGGGTCAAGCTGTTCCACCGCCACGCGCGCGGCCTGATCCTCACCGAACAGGGCGAGTTGCTCTATAGAACCGCGCATGACGTGCTGCTGAAGCTCGAAACCGTCAAGATGCAGCTGACGGAGACGACCGAAAAGCCAAGCGGCAAACTGCGCGTCACCACCACGGTCGGCCTCGGCCAGGGCTGGCTGACGGACAAGGTACAGGAGTTTCTCCAGCTCTATCCGGAAATGTCGATCCAGCTCATCCTCGACAATGAGGAGCTCGACGTGAACATGCGCCACGCGGATTGCGCCATTCGTCTGCGCCAGCCGCAGCAGTCCGACCTCATTCAGCGCAAACTCTTCACCGTGCATATGCACGTCTATGCCGCCCCCTCCTATATCAACCGGTATGGAGAGCCGCAGTCGATCGAGGATCTCGACAACCACAAGATCATCTCCTTTGGCGAGCCCGCGCCTAATTATCTGCTGGACGTCAACTGGCTGGAAAATGCAGGGCGCTCATCTGACAACACGCGGCTTGCCCACCTGCAAATCAACAGCCAGACCTCAATCAAACGCGCCTGCCTTCTCGGAATCGGCATTGCCTGCCTTCCCGACTATATCGTGGGACGAGATCCAGGCCTTATCCAGCTGTCGCTTCCGGCCGACATCCCATCCTTCGATACCTATTTTTGCTATCCGGATGAGATGAAGAACGCCGCCAAGCTGAAAGCCTTCCGCGATTTCATCGTGGCCAAGGCTCGAAACTGGAATTTCTGA
- a CDS encoding ArsR/SmtB family transcription factor, with amino-acid sequence MNPEDALKAIAHPVRLKFLSWLKAPENHFNQAHPFSMGVCAHQFEISGLSQSTVSSHLAALQAAGLVRSRKVGQWNFYERDEENIAKFLAYLNETL; translated from the coding sequence ATGAACCCCGAAGACGCATTGAAAGCGATCGCCCATCCGGTGCGGTTGAAGTTTCTCAGCTGGCTGAAAGCGCCGGAGAACCACTTCAACCAGGCGCACCCGTTCAGCATGGGCGTATGCGCACATCAATTCGAGATCAGCGGTCTCTCGCAGTCCACCGTCTCTTCGCATCTTGCAGCCCTGCAAGCGGCCGGTCTCGTGCGCTCGCGCAAGGTCGGCCAGTGGAATTTCTATGAACGCGACGAAGAAAACATCGCCAAATTTCTAGCCTATCTGAACGAAACCCTTTGA
- a CDS encoding alkene reductase, which yields MTKLFEPAQAGDIALANRIVMAPLTRNRSPGAIPNNLNATYYEQRATAGLIVTEGTPVSQQGQGYADVPGLYKQEAIEGWQKVTDGVHKAGGKIVAQIWHVGRISHTSLQPHGGQPVAPSAIKAKSKTYIINDDGTGAFAETSEPRELGTAEIPVILEDFRKGARAAIEAGFDGVEIHAANGYLIDQFLKSGTNHRTDNYGGSIENRARFLLEVVDIVAKEIGAGRTGIRLSPVTPANDIVETDPQPLFNYVVKELGSRGLAFIHVIEGATGGPRDFKQGDKPFDYAALKAAYTQAGGKGLWIANNGYDRASAIEAVESGKADAIAFGKAFIANPDLVQRLKDNAPLNEPNQQTFYGGGAEGYTDYPALA from the coding sequence ATGACCAAACTGTTCGAACCCGCACAGGCTGGCGATATAGCCCTCGCAAACCGCATCGTTATGGCGCCGCTTACCCGCAATCGGTCTCCGGGTGCGATCCCGAACAATCTCAACGCCACCTATTACGAGCAGCGCGCAACCGCGGGCCTGATCGTAACCGAAGGCACGCCTGTCTCGCAGCAAGGTCAGGGCTATGCGGATGTGCCCGGTCTTTACAAGCAGGAAGCCATTGAAGGGTGGCAGAAGGTCACCGATGGCGTTCACAAGGCCGGTGGCAAGATCGTCGCGCAGATCTGGCACGTCGGACGCATCTCGCATACATCGCTGCAGCCGCATGGCGGCCAGCCCGTTGCGCCGTCTGCCATTAAGGCGAAGTCGAAGACCTATATCATCAATGATGACGGCACCGGTGCATTTGCCGAAACGTCCGAACCCCGTGAACTTGGCACCGCTGAAATTCCCGTCATTCTGGAAGACTTCCGCAAGGGCGCACGTGCCGCCATCGAGGCAGGCTTCGATGGCGTCGAAATCCACGCCGCCAATGGTTATCTGATCGACCAGTTCCTGAAATCCGGTACCAATCACCGCACCGATAATTATGGTGGCTCGATCGAGAACCGCGCACGCTTCCTGCTGGAAGTGGTGGACATCGTTGCGAAAGAAATCGGTGCCGGTCGTACCGGTATCCGCCTGTCTCCCGTCACACCGGCCAATGACATTGTTGAGACCGATCCCCAGCCGCTTTTCAACTACGTGGTGAAAGAGCTTGGGAGCCGCGGCCTTGCCTTCATCCACGTCATCGAAGGCGCAACGGGCGGCCCGCGTGATTTCAAGCAGGGCGACAAGCCTTTCGACTACGCCGCCCTGAAAGCTGCCTACACGCAAGCCGGCGGCAAGGGACTCTGGATTGCCAATAATGGCTATGACCGCGCATCCGCCATCGAAGCGGTAGAGAGCGGCAAGGCCGACGCCATCGCCTTCGGCAAGGCCTTCATCGCCAATCCGGATCTCGTCCAGCGCCTGAAGGACAACGCGCCGCTGAACGAACCGAACCAGCAGACCTTCTACGGCGGCGGGGCTGAAGGCTATACCGACTATCCGGCACTTGCCTGA
- a CDS encoding NAD-dependent epimerase/dehydratase family protein, translating into MVDVKQDAQQTALVLGARGGIGGHITEALLARGWKVRALVRGERPASHHPMMEWCVGDAMMAEDVLGDEKGVSLIVHAVNPPGYRNWETLVLPMLDNSIAAAETAGARLLLPGTVYNFGPDAFPLLTEDSPQRPRTRKGKIRVEMENRLRAASIRGVPVLIVRAGDFFGPKARNNWFSQGLVQPGKPVRSISNPGRPGIGHQWAYLPDVAETMMRLLERADDLPTFAVFQMEGFWDANGRHLPAAIERVVGRHVKMRRVPWWLFRLGSPFVPVFKELLEMRYLWQTEVRMSNEKLVDFLGEEPRTPIDEAVFATLKDLDCLEPRSVRLGDVMACEERRAPI; encoded by the coding sequence ATGGTCGACGTCAAACAGGATGCGCAGCAAACAGCACTGGTTCTCGGTGCCCGTGGCGGCATAGGCGGGCACATCACCGAGGCTCTGCTCGCACGGGGCTGGAAGGTACGGGCCCTGGTGAGAGGCGAGAGGCCAGCTTCCCACCATCCGATGATGGAGTGGTGCGTCGGCGACGCGATGATGGCGGAGGACGTGCTGGGGGATGAGAAAGGCGTCTCGCTTATCGTCCATGCGGTCAACCCGCCCGGCTATCGAAACTGGGAAACGCTGGTTCTGCCGATGCTCGATAATTCCATCGCCGCTGCGGAAACCGCCGGTGCGCGCCTATTGCTGCCAGGCACAGTGTATAATTTCGGCCCCGATGCGTTTCCTTTGCTGACGGAGGACAGCCCGCAGAGACCGAGGACGCGCAAAGGGAAGATTCGTGTCGAGATGGAAAATCGGCTGCGCGCTGCCTCCATCCGCGGTGTGCCGGTGCTGATCGTTCGCGCCGGAGATTTCTTTGGACCGAAAGCGCGCAACAATTGGTTCAGCCAGGGCCTCGTACAGCCCGGAAAACCTGTGCGTAGCATCTCTAATCCAGGACGTCCTGGCATTGGTCATCAGTGGGCTTATCTTCCGGATGTCGCGGAAACGATGATGCGGTTGCTTGAGCGCGCCGATGACCTGCCGACCTTCGCCGTCTTTCAAATGGAGGGTTTCTGGGATGCAAATGGGCGCCATCTGCCCGCCGCCATCGAGCGCGTGGTCGGACGCCACGTTAAAATGAGGCGCGTTCCATGGTGGCTGTTTCGGCTCGGCTCGCCCTTCGTGCCGGTCTTCAAGGAGCTTCTGGAGATGCGTTATCTTTGGCAGACAGAAGTGCGGATGAGCAATGAGAAGCTGGTAGATTTTCTAGGCGAGGAGCCGCGGACGCCGATCGATGAGGCGGTTTTCGCGACACTCAAGGATTTGGATTGTCTTGAGCCACGTTCGGTCCGTTTAGGAGACGTGATGGCATGCGAAGAACGCCGCGCACCTATCTGA
- a CDS encoding LysR family transcriptional regulator yields the protein MIIDREISWDYYRTFLSVLRDGSLSAAARELGITQPTVGRHIGALEEAIGYQLFIRSPHGLVPTDAAIALKPYAENLSATAAALVRAASGEVGKIEGAVRISASDVIGVEVLPPIIAAMQDTYPKLEIELSLSDTIEDLLRREADIAIRMTEPVQDAIVMRYVGNFRIGFHATSGYLQKMGTPVKKEDLEGHRLIGFDRKTPFIRAILQNMKKENPAIPDADQIPFATRADSNLAQLALVRAGTGIGMCQIGLAKRDETLKHILPEFEVALHTWVAMHENLRTSPRCRAVFTALVDGLKAHLKATDPEAPSSKR from the coding sequence ATGATCATCGATCGCGAAATCAGTTGGGATTACTACCGCACCTTCCTCAGCGTGCTGCGCGACGGTTCGCTGTCTGCCGCGGCAAGAGAGCTTGGCATCACGCAGCCAACCGTCGGCCGCCATATTGGAGCCCTCGAAGAAGCAATCGGCTACCAGCTCTTCATCCGCTCGCCTCACGGCCTTGTTCCAACCGATGCCGCGATTGCCCTGAAGCCCTATGCGGAAAATCTATCCGCCACCGCAGCGGCGCTTGTACGTGCCGCCTCCGGTGAAGTCGGCAAGATCGAAGGTGCCGTGCGCATCAGCGCCTCGGATGTGATTGGAGTGGAGGTCCTGCCACCCATCATCGCCGCCATGCAGGACACCTATCCAAAGCTCGAGATTGAGCTTTCACTCTCCGACACCATCGAGGATCTGCTGCGGCGGGAGGCGGACATCGCCATTCGCATGACCGAGCCGGTCCAGGATGCGATCGTCATGCGCTATGTGGGCAATTTTCGCATCGGCTTTCACGCGACGAGCGGTTACCTGCAGAAAATGGGAACGCCGGTGAAGAAAGAAGATCTGGAGGGGCATCGCCTCATCGGCTTTGATCGCAAGACGCCCTTTATCAGAGCAATCCTCCAAAATATGAAGAAAGAAAATCCGGCAATCCCCGACGCCGATCAAATTCCTTTCGCCACGCGGGCCGATAGCAATCTGGCGCAACTTGCGCTGGTACGCGCCGGTACGGGGATCGGCATGTGCCAGATCGGACTGGCAAAACGCGATGAGACGCTAAAGCACATCCTGCCGGAATTCGAAGTGGCACTCCACACCTGGGTTGCCATGCACGAAAATCTTCGAACCTCGCCACGCTGCCGTGCGGTCTTCACTGCGTTGGTGGATGGGCTGAAAGCACATCTGAAAGCAACTGATCCCGAAGCGCCATCATCCAAGCGCTAA